A single Lolium perenne isolate Kyuss_39 chromosome 6, Kyuss_2.0, whole genome shotgun sequence DNA region contains:
- the LOC127307286 gene encoding uncharacterized protein, producing the protein MAANAAAAASPEGGGGGARLEAVAMDKVAEAADAVAAASTAGEVVRAIHAVAVLLFPVDSATVAGTVDEPFRSQITSVVSLTHDERESWRRAFYHGPAFPTMSKILLGNIALKWLRKIRSSTRKEIYDSFFVRGPPTEVIQALVPALSQNEGSKEDHNIFCVNIERILVLCLIENKGVCQIVEEFTFSNKQDDGILNPEKSTFISRVAQLLASIPDKATMGAASALTSSSFFKSVVSQLLVRAEEAAIESSAGKDGNEQGVLSPVFLFVGQVLSRISRRGSTGVLVAELIPMIRNHLQRCVASDRKTIVPDMVKNVSQSRFWFNVVEALRDQHSIERLTEEMLLQLASQHISDEEAYWILWTLFNQSIMHMTVMRAMFIDKFLLRKTFPLCCLRWILHYAVFEFPPNSVMETQIQKTSNFIVTLQTLVSIWSKKEFVQSYSVEQQAYITAAIGLCLENMSKRELEMTKDVLNCILQGVTCRLESPIDLVRKMASAVALTFSKIVDPKNPLYLDDDCSENVDWEFGVLSPKRIKAPSHDVELGSKSKPCSRDENRRNAGEKKAKAIRHDISDNRVKIVEIKSLDSDEMSGAATNFEEHCDEESMDIDASSDSSLEPYDLSDDDTDLQKNFTHLSDLAAALRKPDDLDGVERALSSAEKLVRASPDELRHNAGDLVQALVHVRCSDAAVEGEEDSAEEKRQKALVALLVTNPFESLDVLTKLLYSSSVDISQRILVIDVMTEAAQELAETKIINKQQRHGNLISDTSPSWLVPSDRGPLGASPWREVSEPGSLLSWSHRYEREVPSRSGQVKSGKSRKWGLRKAKDLQVEGSKNKFPLYAAAFMLPVMQGYDKRRHGVDLLNRDFVVLGKLIYMLGVCMKCMAMHPEASALAPALLDMIGSREISQHAEAYVRRSVLFAASCILIALHPSYVASILIEGNRDISTGLEWIRTWALQIAEVDPDTECTSMAMNCLRLHSEMVLQTSRSLESAEHSKAGTRALSSKLDNIIIPFANMM; encoded by the exons ATGGCAGCCAACGCCGCGGCCGCGGCCTCTCCGgagggcggaggcggaggcgcgcGCCTGGAAGCCGTAGCCATGGACAAAGTGGCGGAGGCGGCTGACGCAGTCGCCGCAGCGTCCACCGCCGGCGAGGTGGTCCGCGCGATCCACGCCGTCGCCGTCCTCCTCTTCCCCGTGGACTCCGCCACCGTCGCTG GTACCGTGGACGAGCCCTTCAGAAGCCAG ATTACCAGTGTTGTCAGCCTCACCCATGATGAAAGGGAGTCTTGGAGGCGCGCTTTTTATCATGGTCCAGCATTTCCTACTATGTCTAAGATATTACTTGGCA ATATTGCTTTGAAGTGGCTACGGAAGATTCGCAGCTCTACGAGAAAAGAAATCTACGATTCATTTTTTGTCAGAGGTCCTCCTACTGAAGTGATTCAGGCTCTTGTTCCGGCTTTATCTCAAAATGAAGGCTCTAAGGAGGATCATAACATTTTCTGTGTGAACATTGAAAG GATATTAGTTCTATGCTTGATTGAGAATAAGGGGGTGTGCCAGATTGTTGAAGAGTTTACCTTTTCCAATAAGCAAGATGATGGCATTCTCAACCCAGAAAAATCGACTTTCATCTCAAGGGTTGCACAATTACTTGCATCTATTCCAGATAAAGCAACAATGGGAGCCGCATCTGCTCTTACATCATC ATCATTCTTCAAGAGTGTTGTCAGCCAACTTCTTGTTCGAGCCGAAGAAGCAGCTATCGAGTCATCTGCTGGCAAAGATGGCAATGAACAGGGTGTGTTAAGTCCCGTGTTCCTCTTTGTGGGTCAAGTGCTATCGCGTATTAGCCGTCGTGGGTCTACTG GCGTTTTAGTTGCTGAATTGATTCCTATGATCCGTAATCATTTACAGAGATGTGTAGCATCAGATCGTAAGACGATAGTTCCTGACATGGTCAAGAATGTTTCTCAGTCTCGATTTTGGTTCAATGTGGTTGAAGCATTGAGAGATcaacattctattgaaagattgacTGAAGAGATGTTGCTCCAACTCGCATCACAACATATAAGTGATGAAGAAGCTTACTGGATTTTGTGGACACTGTTTAATcagagtatcatgcatatgactgTTATGAG GGCAATGTTTATTGACAAATTTTTGCTCCGGAAAACATTTCCTTTATGCTGCTTGAGATGGATTCTTCACTATGCTGTCTTTGAGTTTCCACCAAATTCAGTCATGGAAACTCAGATTCAAAAGACATCAAACTTCATAGTTACATTGCAAACCTTAGTTAGTATTTGGTCCAAGAAAGAGTTTGTTCAGTCATATTCAGTGGAGCAACAAGCTT ATATCACTGCAGCAATAGGGTTATGTTTGGAGAACATGTCAAAAAGAGAATTAGAGATGACTAAAGATGTATTGAATTGTATTCTTCAAGGAGTAACCT GTAGGTTAGAGAGCCCAATTGATTTAGTCCGGAAGATGGCCAGTGCTGTTGCATTGACATTTTCTAAAATTGTTGATCCGAAAAATCCTCTTTACCTTGATGACGACTGTTCTGAGAATGTTGACTGGGAGTTCGGGGTTCTTTCCCCAAAGAGGATCAAAGCTCCTTCACATGATGTAGAACTTGGAAGCAAATCAAAACCATGTTCACGTGATGAGAACAGGAGAAATGCTGGTGAGAAAAAGGCAAAGGCTATCAGGCATGATATTTCAGACAACAGAGTAAAAATCGTAGAGATCAAATCATTAGATTCTGATGAAATGTCTGGTGCTGCTACAAATTTTGAGGAACACTGTGATGAGGAAAGCATGGACATTGATGCTTCCAGTGATTCCTCGCTGGAGCCATATGATCTATCAGATGATGACACAGATTTGCAGAAGAATTTCACACATCTAAGTGATCTTGCTGCTGCACTACGAAAACCTGACGATCTGGATGGT GTTGAAAGAGCTCTTAGTTCTGCTGAAAAACTTGTGAGAGCATCACCTGATGAATTGCGCCACAACGCAGGTGACCTTGTTCAAGCACTGGTGCATGTACGTTGTTCTGATGCTGCAGTGGAAGGCGAGGAAGATTCTGCTGAAGAAAAGCGACAGAAGGCATTAGTCGCCTTGCTGGTAACCAACCCATTTGAATCATTAGATGTTCTGACCAAATTGCTATACTCATCGAGTGTGGATATAAGTCAGCGTATTTTAGTTATCGATGTTATGACTGAGGCAGCACAGGAGCTTGCTGAAACTAAAATTATAAATAAACAACAGCGGCATGGGAACTTAATTTCTGATACTTCCCCGTCCTGGTTGGTTCCTAGTGACAGAGGACCTCTTGGCGCAAGCCCTTGGAGAGAGGTCTCAGAACCAGGATCACTTTTGAGTTGGTCACACCGTTATGAAAGAGAAGTTCCGTCTAGATCAGGTCAGGTTAAATCAGGAAAATCTCGCAAATGGGGTCTCAGGAAAGCAAAAGATTTGCAGGTGGAGGGGTCAAAAAACAAATTTCCTTTGTATGCTGCTGCGTTTATGCTCCCTGTTATGCAAGGATATGACAAAAGAAGACATGGGGTGGACCTGCTCAATCGGGACTTTGTTGTCCTCGGTAAATTGATATACATGCTTGGTGTCTGTATGAAGTGCATGGCCATGCATCCGGAAGCATCAGCTCTTGCCCCAGCTCTTCTGGATATGATAGGATCTAG GGAGATTTCACAGCATGCTGAAGCATATGTGAGAAGGTCTGTGTTGTTTGCAGCTTCTTGTATATTGATCGCTTTGCACCCGTCGTATGTGGCATCCATTCTTATAGAAGGCAACCGGGACATTTCTACTGGTTTAGAATGGATACGCACATGGGCCTTGCAAATTGCTGAAGTTGATCCTGATACAGAGTGCACATCG ATGGCCATGAACTGCCTGCGACTACACTCCGAGATGGTCCTTCAGACATCACGCTCTTTGGAATCCGCGGAACATTCGAAGGCTGGCACCAGGGCCCTATCTTCTAAGCTTGATAACATTATAATACCATTTGCAAACATGATGTAG
- the LOC127309523 gene encoding putative cyclin-F2-1 — protein MMQRAVNPWAFARPPPPGFGFSFARQPVADLPARRRPPPPGFEFSYARQPVADLPARRRPPPPGFEFSYARQPVARLRTPPPSIGFFCDQLPVDDVPALLPPSPSEIPVQPKHPKRAAPPSVSTAVSENEKPSTTKRRRVCSDYEDDIDANLRRTERSPEERPRPDYLKTVQKDRVSPSDRARMIEWMDAFVRNHDLVDGTLHHAVAYVDRVLSVRAMRKHTDHELRLLGAVAIFVSAKYEDGQRTLAKLDPDKISWYVGGSATREEVLDVERRMVVALGYQLGGPTAHTFVSRFTKHAQEEEDLKIQRMAHRLADESLRNYACLGYVPSVVASSAIFLARSALLNPPDVAAWSTEMQELTGYDVMNLAGCLHAMRPVAHL, from the coding sequence ATGATGCAGCGCGCCGTGAATCCCTGGGCCTTTGCCCGCCCTCCGCCGCCCGGCTTCGGATTCTCCTTCGCTCGGCAGCCCGTCGCCGACTTGCCCGCACGTCGTCGGCCTCCGCCCCCCGGCTTCGAATTCTCCTACGCTCGGCAGCCCGTCGCCGACTTGCCCGCCCGTCGTCGACCTCCGCCCCCCGGCTTCGAATTCTCCTACGCTCGGCAGCCCGTCGCCCGTCTTCGAACCCCGCCCCCCAGCATCGGATTCTTCTGCGATCAGCTGCCCGTCGACGACGTGCCCGCCCTGCTCCCGCCATCGCCCAGCGAGATCCCCGTGCAACCGAAGCACCCAAAGCGCGCGGCGCCGCCGTCCGTATCCACAGCCGTCTCAGAGAACGAGAAGCCCTCCACTACGAAGCGCCGGCGGGTGTGCTCCGACTACGAAGACGACATCGACGCCAACCTCAGGAGGACGGAGCGGAGCCCCGAGGAGCGGCCGCGGCCGGACTACCTGAAGACGGTGCAGAAGGACCGGGTGAGCCCGTCGGACCGCGCCCGCATGATCGAATGGATGGACGCGTTCGTCCGGAACCACGACCTCGTCGACGGCACGCTCCACCACGCCGTGGCCTACGTCGACCGGGTCCTGTCGGTGCGAGCCATGAGGAAGCATACCGACCACGAGCTCCGCCTCCTGGGCGCCGTGGCCATCTTCGTGTCCGCCAAGTACGAGGACGGCCAGCGCACCTTGGCGAAGCTGGACCCCGACAAGATCTCCTGGTACGTCGGCGGGTCCGCCACGAGGGAGGAGGTGCTCGACGTGGAGCGCCGCATGGTGGTGGCGCTCGGGTACCAGCTCGGCGGCCCAACGGCGCACACCTTCGTCAGCCGCTTCACCAAGCACGCACAAGAAGAGGAGGACCTGAAGATCCAGCGAATGGCGCACCGCCTCGCCGACGAGTCGCTGCGCAACTACGCGTGCCTCGGGTACGTGCCGTCCGTCGTGGCGTCGTCTGCAATCTTCCTGGCGAGGTCTGCGCTGCTGAACCCGCCGGACGTAGCGGCGTGGAGCACGGAGATGCAGGAGCTCACGGGGTACGACGTCATGAACTTGGCCGGATGCCTGCATGCTATGCGCCCAGTCGCTCATCTGTGA